A part of Candidatus Abyssobacteria bacterium SURF_5 genomic DNA contains:
- a CDS encoding DUF445 family protein, with protein MRNFLSRHLSATAVGGVGFLFFLSWALSLRYARLEIMSAVLLGGFIGGFTNTIAIRMMFERYWYLPGSGVLLKKRDDIIQSLAGTVETHIINPELLHDKLRTAVEKVDACEIRNAVNAAIDEFRDDVLELVNSDKAHGHVIERLESMSGFWGKILNGTGIIHFDSLAHKILDHLDKQVSTFRLTDSMLEGVMERTGSLEQFVFQPNNPVLIKHYQTEDSLATMLLSRLNVKEIVIDKLSAYPAEQVRDIVQEGIREHLAWLEVFGVILGIAFSAIFIGLSKAAALWG; from the coding sequence ATGCGAAATTTTCTCAGCCGGCATTTGAGCGCCACTGCGGTCGGCGGCGTGGGCTTTTTATTCTTTCTTTCGTGGGCCCTTTCCCTGAGATACGCGCGGTTGGAAATCATGAGTGCGGTTCTGCTCGGCGGTTTTATTGGCGGCTTCACCAATACGATTGCGATCCGGATGATGTTCGAGCGATATTGGTATCTGCCGGGCTCGGGCGTTCTTCTGAAAAAACGCGATGACATCATTCAATCCCTTGCCGGCACGGTGGAGACGCATATCATCAATCCTGAGCTTCTCCACGACAAGCTGCGGACTGCGGTCGAGAAGGTGGACGCCTGCGAGATCCGCAATGCCGTGAACGCTGCCATCGACGAGTTTCGCGACGACGTACTCGAATTGGTTAATTCCGATAAGGCGCACGGCCACGTGATCGAGCGACTGGAGTCGATGTCCGGCTTCTGGGGCAAAATCCTGAACGGCACCGGCATCATTCATTTCGATTCGCTCGCCCACAAGATACTCGATCACCTCGACAAGCAGGTCTCGACGTTTCGACTCACTGATTCAATGCTCGAAGGAGTCATGGAACGGACCGGCTCCCTCGAGCAGTTCGTTTTTCAGCCGAACAATCCGGTTCTGATAAAGCATTACCAAACGGAGGACTCTCTGGCGACCATGCTTTTGAGCCGGCTGAACGTGAAGGAAATCGTTATCGACAAGCTGTCGGCCTATCCGGCCGAGCAGGTGCGCGATATCGTGCAGGAAGGGATTCGCGAGCACCTGGCATGGCTGGAGGTATTCGGAGTCATTCTTGGGATCGCATTTTCCGCAATCTTCATCGGACTGAGCAAGGCGGCGGCCTTGTGGGGGTGA
- a CDS encoding class I SAM-dependent methyltransferase — translation MRRNKWLRGRGIEIGAHDLPIEGIRPIYVDRFFEFAHAKCLVDAISDASILPFKDDSLDYIASSHLLEHLANPIRALVEWNRIVRAGGIVYLVVPDRRFTFDRFRERTPLSHLISDFERATTDCDPTHIDDFVTRADFQQMRPDLRSADIPRAREEYRRSCENDIRAGRPINIHFHVFEKEDVVDLMEYLKHYEKTKLDWTIVETEERFPPHRKDGFLIVIRVRKAPSSRWNFLGRQR, via the coding sequence ATGAGAAGAAACAAATGGCTGCGGGGACGAGGAATAGAGATTGGCGCGCATGACCTGCCTATCGAGGGAATACGACCCATCTATGTCGATCGGTTTTTCGAATTTGCCCACGCAAAGTGCCTTGTCGACGCAATCAGCGACGCAAGCATCCTCCCGTTCAAAGACGACTCGCTCGATTATATAGCTTCCTCCCATCTTCTTGAGCATCTTGCCAATCCGATACGGGCGCTCGTGGAATGGAACCGAATCGTACGGGCGGGCGGAATAGTGTACCTGGTGGTGCCGGACCGAAGGTTTACCTTTGATCGATTCAGGGAAAGGACTCCCCTCTCGCATCTCATCTCCGATTTCGAGCGAGCCACGACCGACTGCGATCCGACACATATCGACGATTTTGTCACTCGCGCCGATTTCCAACAGATGAGGCCGGATTTGCGTTCCGCCGATATTCCGCGCGCCCGTGAGGAATACCGCCGCTCGTGCGAAAATGACATTCGAGCAGGAAGACCGATCAATATTCATTTTCATGTTTTCGAGAAAGAGGATGTTGTTGATCTGATGGAATATTTGAAGCATTATGAGAAGACGAAACTCGACTGGACAATAGTCGAGACGGAAGAGAGGTTTCCCCCGCATCGGAAGGATGGTTTTCTGATTGTGATCAGAGTGCGGAAGGCGCCTTCATCCCGATGGAACTTTTTGGGACGGCAAAGATAG